A part of Paroedura picta isolate Pp20150507F chromosome 7, Ppicta_v3.0, whole genome shotgun sequence genomic DNA contains:
- the LOC143841262 gene encoding large ribosomal subunit protein mL50-like → MAAATEFLMVWRQRLNLGVPPRRAFWRNWRKKQELEAKEPAVPVEKQPVLVCPPRPSRKYLPPKDLQSRLEAHVRDIFGSSISKEWQRVSLGESKLKYCLLAQLAKDLGHAVPNSRLHQMKSASDVLAFYSIPVKDVSKFDELSTIELPPNLKIRWQY, encoded by the exons ATGGCGGCCGCTACTGAGTTTCTCATGGTTTGGAGGCAGAGGCTGAATTTGGGGGTTCCTCCTCGCAGGGCCTTCTGGAGGAACTGGAG GAAGAAGCAGGAACTGGAGGCAAAAGAACCAGCTGTTCCAGTGGAAAAGCAACCAGTTCTGGTTTGCCCTCCACGACCAAGCAGAAAATATCTTCCACCTAAGGATCTCCAGAGTCGCTTAGAGGCTCATGTCAGAGACATATTTGGATCCTCCATTTCCAAGGAATGGCAAAGGGTGTCTCTAGGAGAAAGCAAGCTAAAGTATTGTTTGTTGGCGCAGTTGGCTAAAGATCTGGGACATGCTGTCCCTAATTCCCGTCTCCATCAGATGAAGAGTGCCAGTGATGTTCTGGCTTTTTACAGCATACCCGTGAAAGACGTCTCCAAGTTTGATGAACTCAGCACAATAGAGCTTCCCCCAAACCTGAAAATCCGCTGGCAGTACTGA
- the ALDOB gene encoding fructose-bisphosphate aldolase B has product MTHQFPALSSEQKKALSDIAQRIVATGKGILAADESVGTMGNRLQRIKVENTEENRRTFREILFSADSSINQQIGGVIFFHETLYQKDSTGKPFPAVIKDKGIVVGIKLDKGTAPLAGTNGETTIQGLDGLGERCAQYKKDGADFGKWRAVLKITDTTPSPLAIQENANTLARYASICQQHGLVPIVEPEILPDGEHDLQRCQYVTEKVLAAVYKALNDHHVYLEGTLLKPNMVTAGQACPRKYTPEEVAMATVTALSRTVPAAVPGICFLSGGQSEEEASVNLNAINLCPLPKPWKLTFSYGRALQASALDAWAGKAANKKAAQEAFRTRAKINGLACRGQYTTSGKSSAAASQSLFTASYTY; this is encoded by the exons ATGACCCACCAATTTCCAGCCCTCTCTTCAGAGCAGAAAAAGGCCCTCTCTGACATAGCGCAGAGGATCGTGGCCACAGGCAAAGGGATCCTGGCTGCAGATGAATCTGTGG GTACTATGGGAAACAGGCTGCAGCGGATCAAAGTAGAAAACACTGAGGAGAATCGGCGCACTTTCCGTGAGATCCTCTTCTCGGCCGACTCTTCCATCAATCAGCAAATTGGGGGAGTTATTTTCTTCCACGAGACCCTCTATCAAAAGGACAGTACTGGAAAGCCCTTCCCAGCCGTCATTAAGGATAAAGGCATAGTGGTTGGAATCAAG CTGGATAAAGGGACAGCCCCATTGGCAGGAACTAATGGAGAAACCACCATTCAAG GTTTGGATGGTTTAGGTGAACGCTGTGCCCAGTATAAGAAAGACGGAGCGGATTTTGGCAAATGGCGTGCTGTGCTGAAGATCACCGATACAACTCCATCTCCTCTTGCCATCCAGGAAAATGCTAACACATTGGCACGTTACGCCAGTATCTGCCAACAG CATGGCCTAGTCCCCATTGTGGAACCTGAGATCCTACCTGATGGAGAACATGACCTCCAGCGCTGCCAGTATGTGACAGAAAAG GTATTGGCTGCTGTCTACAAGGCGCTGAATGATCACCACGTCTATCTGGAAGGAACTCTGCTGAAGCCCAACATGGTGACGGCAGGGCAAGCTTGTCCCAGGAAGTATACCCCTGAAGAGGTGGCCATGGCGACGGTCACCGCCCTCAGTCGCACCGTCCCCGCTGCTGTTCCTG GGATTTGCTTCCTTTCTGGAGGCCAAAGTGAAGAGGAGGCTTCCGTCAACCTCAATGCCATCAATCTGTGCCCCCTGCCAAAACCTTGGAAGCTGACTTTCTCCTACGGACGGGCCCTGCAGGCGTCTGCTCTAGATGCATGGGCTGGCAAAGCCGCCAACAAGAAGGCTGCACAGGAGGCCTTCCGCACCCGAGCAAAG aTTAACGGTTTAGCCTGCAGAGGCCAATACACCACCTCTGGGAAGAGCAGTgctgcagccagccaatcgcttttTACTGCAAGTTACACATACTAG
- the PGAP4 gene encoding GPI-N-acetylgalactosamine transferase PGAP4 yields MLPRGLLQPWGRLCRWSSPFVQLLALTVVTFGVLAPLTCQHLLYSYFYVRRWYLRPMSQDFLKQNQEDGLNALNYFERLQTPNASERSGSDAFRPWLLITIITVQRRPEFHYVLQVASRFHRLLRECGPPCRRHQILLCNVEMDPGSHWDAKLLSNFMATVSRYGGREKAELSLNQFEREKRDYTYCLEKSLQAYSPEYVLLVEDDAVPEEEIFPVLHHLLQVRLSKTHLKDALYVKLYHPERLQHYINPEPMRILEWLGLGMFLGSLLGLAYAWASSRSSLSWPIVLFFALYSMLLVELVGRHYFLELRRLAPPLYSIVPVTECCTPATLFSASSARRALGYLSDVHCRPGFAKDTALYSLLRTKGERAFVVEPNLVRHVGMFSSLRVNGSPKLL; encoded by the coding sequence ATGCTCCCGCGAGGACTGCTGCAGCCATGGGGGAGGTTGTGCCGTTGGTCAAGCCCCTTTGTGCAGCTCCTCGCTTTGACGGTGGTGACCTTCGGCGTGCTCGCACCGTTGACTTGCCAGCATCTCCTCTACTCGTATTTCTACGTGCGACGCTGGTACCTGCGCCCCATGAGCCAAGACTTCCTGAAGCAGAACCAAGAGGACGGTCTGAACGCCCTCAATTACTTCGAGAGACTGCAGACCCCTAATGCATCAGAGAGGTCGGGCAGCGATGCCTTCCGCCCGTGGCTACTGATTACCATCATCACGGTCCAGAGGCGGCCCGAATTCCACTATGTCCTTCAGGTGGCCTCCCGTTTCCACCGCCTCCTCCGGGAATGcggccctccctgccgccgccaccaAATCCTGCTCTGCAATGTGGAAATGGATCCGGGTAGCCACTGGGATGCCAAACTGCTGTCCAATTTTATGGCGACAGTGAGCCGCTACGGAGGCCGTGAGAAGGCAGAGCTTTCACTGAACCAGTTTGAGAGGGAAAAACGGGATTACACCTACTGTCTGGAGAAGTCATTGCAGGCCTACAGCCCGGAGTATGTGCTGCTGGTGGAAGATGATGCTGTCCCCGAGGAGGAGATCTTCCCAGTGTTGCATCACCTATTGCAGGTGCGGCTCTCCAAGACACACCTAAAAGATGCCCTGTACGTGAAGCTTTACCACCCAGAGAGGCTCCAGCATTATATCAATCCCGAGCCCATGAGGATCCTTGAGTGGCTCGGACTAGGCATGTTTCTGGGGTCCTTGCTGGGCCTTGCCTATGCCTGGGCCTCCAGCCGCTCCAGCCTCAGTTGGCCGATTGTGCTCTTCTTTGCCCTGTACAGCATGCTGCTGGTAGAACTGGTGGGACGCCACTACTTTTTGGAACTCCGCCGCTTGGCCCCTCCGCTCTACAGCATCGTGCCCGTCACAGAATGCTGCACACCCGCAACACTGTTCTCTGCCTCCTCTGCCCGCCGTGCCTTGGGGTACCTGAGTGACGTGCACTGCCGGCCAGGCTTTGCCAAAGATACCGCCCTTTACTCGCTCTTGCGCACCAAGGGAGAACGGGCATTTGTGGTGGAGCCCAATCTGGTCCGGCATGTGGGGATGTTTTCTAGCCTCAGGGTGAATGGCAGTCCCAAGCTGCTCTGA